CTGAAAACGGCATTTTAAACATGGGGGGGCCGAGTCCGGCCGACGCGGTCGATCCCATGGTCATCGACGCCGGCGGGCGGTACGTGGAGTGTCGGCCGGGGGGATCGTTCTTCGACAGCGCCATGTCCTTTGCCGTCATCCGCGGCGGCCGCCTGGATGTGGCCGTGCTCGGGGCCCTGGAGGTGGCCGGAAACGGCGATCTGGCCAATTGGATCATTCCGGGAAAATTCGCCCCGGGCATCGGCGGGGGCATGGAACTGGCCCAGAAGGCCAGGCGGGTTGTGGTGGTCAGCACCCATTGCACGGCCAAGGGGCGGCCAAAGATATTGAGTCATTGCACGCTCCCGTTGACGGCCCGGTCATGCGTGAACACCATCGTCACCGAGCTGGCCGTGCTCGACGTGGTGGACGGCGGACTGGTCCTGCGGGAACTGGCCTGGGACGCCGATCTGGACGAGGTCCTTGGTTTGACCAACGCCCCGGTCCGAGTGCCTGAGGGGCCTCTGCCGCGGTTCGGCCGGGAGGATGCGTAGAGATGGAAACCTCGGCAAAGGAGAAGGCCCTGCTCGACCGGGTGGAGGCCCTGCAGGACGAGATGTTCGACCTGACGGCCCGACTGGTGGCCGAGCCGAGCGTGCTCGGAAACGAGGCCGGGGCCCTGGCGGTCATGGAAGAGGCCATGGGCGACATGGGGCTTGATTTGGTCCGGGTGGCCATGGACGACCCCAGGCTCTTGGCCCATCCGGAGTATGCCTCGGTGCCGGGAGTGTCCGCCGATGGTC
This sequence is a window from Deltaproteobacteria bacterium. Protein-coding genes within it:
- a CDS encoding 3-oxoacid CoA-transferase subunit B, translated to MMSAKARIAARAAQEIKNGEVVNLGIGLPTLLARYIPKGHQVVLHSENGILNMGGPSPADAVDPMVIDAGGRYVECRPGGSFFDSAMSFAVIRGGRLDVAVLGALEVAGNGDLANWIIPGKFAPGIGGGMELAQKARRVVVVSTHCTAKGRPKILSHCTLPLTARSCVNTIVTELAVLDVVDGGLVLRELAWDADLDEVLGLTNAPVRVPEGPLPRFGREDA